The nucleotide sequence CTAATCCTTTTGAATCCTCTGTCTCAAGCCCTTTCAGAAACAGTTGCGAGGTTGACGTGTAAACTACATTCATAACATCATAAAGTAGCTAAGCATGTATGTACAGTAAACAGCACTCAGGCAGTCAGTGACCTCGACAAGCCTTTATCTAAGGAGTCTGATCAACCATTTACGTTGAGCTGATCCTGTTATTCATGTAAACTTGTgtctcctgctgctgctgactCTCACTGATCAGAGGTCAGAGTTCTGGGCGTGTTTGCGTGTGAGCTTAAAGGCACATGTAATCAATCACCTAGACAGTGTCATGGAAGTAATGACTTTCCATAGTGCACATCCCCCGTTTCCATTCAGAGCACACCATCAAGCAGTACACTCCTTCGTCAGACTAAAAGAACAAATTCCTAGTAGCAAGCCATAAATACTCAACCACGTGCATATTATTGCGCTTAAATAACCATTTAGTAAGAGATGACGGCAGCTCTGATAGAGGCAGCTTGGTGTTACTATGTGAAAGGTCAGGGAGTCCAGAAACAGTGGCGCGTTTCCTACAGTAAATGAGACTGTCGTGTGGCCACAAGTGTTCACGATGGGATTAGCAGGAGAACCgaaggaaagagagaacacAGTGTTCTAGACATGTGGCTGAATTCCAGGACTACACACCAGGCTCCATGGCAGAAATCCAGCTCTGTATTTTAACCAGACTTGGAGCGGAAGAATATGTGGAAGGATGACACAGCAAAGTTCTCCAGCAAACACTTAACACTGGAAACATTAATATCAGagtaaaaaacatttcagtgcaGAAGGATTCACTCCCTGGAACACCCACCAGTTGCCATCAGACGTCACATAATCGATCGTCATGTCATATCATCTGTCAAGTGTCATGTGATCTCAGTATCATCCCTCACATacttaaagaaaaacattagcAAGCTAACACTATATTTGGTTAGTAAAATTTTTGCATAGAGAACAaaccagaacaaaaaaaaaaaaaaaaaaaactcaaaataaCATGCATATACTTACTTCCATTAAAATATAGAGACACTCATCAACACCTCATGCTAGTCATTATCACTGGCTCTTTAGCCCAACACTTTTGCAAATTATAGTACAGAACTCCCTAACAAAATTACGTCTGCTGACCATTTTGTTTCCAACAAAATAAGGAATTTTTGTTATAAATAGTGTGTATTGATATCATCACCCTTCACTTCAGTATTACTGGCGATTTTGTTTAGATTCATATTACATAATACAACAAGCCGCAACACAAAACGTCTGCTAAAGTTCAAGGGGAAGGTGAATTCTTATGCAaatctctgtatgtgtgtggaaagcatgtactgtatatacttaCTGATTGCAGATTTACTGAACACATCTGCTGCTGTCCACAATGATTCAGTGCCCCTTTGACCTGTAGATCTAAAAGAGACACTATAAGATACTGTTTAGGTTTCAGATTCTTCTcagcacagcagtgacactgaaaTGGTAGTGTGTGTCCTGATGGTATAAGTGAATGAGTGGTATGTATATGATAAAATGTGCAATACATGCACGTGTGCAGCTAGAGACTAATGCCGATTTATTTCCATGCACAGcgcattttatttgtatttgtcgTCCACTAGCCTTCACAGGAAGCATACAGTGAATCAGGACGTTTTTCTTCAGCCTTCATTAGCTTTTCTTCATGCAAACACAGTATAAAGCAGATGCTGCAGGAAGATAAACCAACTATTACAGCAACTGATTTCCACCTCCTTCAGCGAACACAAACAACTTTATGCATTAACATTCTTTGGCCAACACAAATAAGAGATCACGGCAGTATTCTCGTCTTTTATTGTATGATGTAATATATTCAGTGGAAGAATGCTACTTAACTTCAACGAAGTCAAAAAGCACTGcatgtgcaaaaaaaagtgGTCGAGTGGTTTGCAAAACAGGAAGAAATCCTACAGATGATTGGCTGTGACAGTCATGTTTCCTGTCCCATGCCACGTTCACATGACTATAAATAGAGCTGGTGAGGTAAAAGTAATGACACACTGTAGTGTGCAAAAAAAGGAACAATCAACATCTGATGCTGACAGTATCTACTCTGTACAAAAGAAAAACGTAGCACAACAAATCCGTTGAGCAGTGGCACATGAATACAAAGCGAAACAACAAAATGGTTTCCATTAACATGAGCAAGTGATTACAGCATTTGAACTGgcttggaaataaaaaaaaacaaaaacaaaatcgtCTCTGCAGTAGCCTTGGTATGACCGATGTCCCAAAGTTTTCTACAGTATATGGTATAATCCTgtgatacacatacacacttggaattctaaaaaaaaaaataataataaaaaagtatggCATACTTCTCTTTATCCTGAGATCATGcaattaaacaacaacaaaattgtTTATGATTCAAATCctaaatactaaatataatACGATATTGGTacttcagtgttacagtgttaaaaTTCACACAATTAGCAAAAAGGACAGAGAAAGTAATCCTCAGATTAAAAAAGGAATCAGTTTTTCAACACCTGGTGAATTGAAGTGTGAAGATATAAACAGAATTTGGCCACAGTGACCGTACATTGCCATGTATCAGCCTctacacttaaacacacacacactgtatgttgTTGCATGTTTTCACTGCAAACAGCAGCGTTAGAAAGATTGATCATATTAGCCCAGCCCTCTGTACTGCATGTTTCTACAGTTGCTCATTTTTTCACTATTAGGACcatagaaaaataaagcaaatctTATATCAGCGTGCTGGTCAAAACAAACTATACTGTTATTCTGATGACTTCTGTTTGGCATACATATTCATCAGTcttctcacacaacacactatgcTACTCAGGGTAGTTCCATAAATCACATTCACAGCAAGGCTAGGTTCACATTACAAGCTTTATTGCTCAATAACACTTTGATCAGATCAGATCTGATCTCTCTGCCTCAGCAGTTTACATTCATGTTTCGAAGTGATGCATATCTGTCACTAGCGTGAACAGACGTCAACGTCCACTTCCAACTATTCGATGTCACGGGCATGACCGAGGAATATGATGGAAAAATGCATATTTGTCAGAGAATATGCCAGTGATATAGcgattaaataaataacctggCAACAGTGCCAAAAATGATTTGCTTTGATGGTTTGCAACAAAACTGGTTCATGAAAATAACAGCGGTGAAATGTGCAGtaaagaagattttttttagtcGCACAGAAGGGTGAAATATTCTACAACCCATTGCCCTTGGAAGTCGAAATAGTCTGACCTCAGATAAGTGCAATGGAAAGGTCATTCAACTAAAGAACTTGGGCAACATCCTCCTCAACACGTGTGATGGCGCAACATTTTTATGAGCAAACACGAACAAGAGTGATTTCTCATTGCTAAGAAATAATCCACTTAAtatgtttattacatttcaaaTCTAGCTTAGATTCCtactttgcttttatttttccaagACGAAGCATTCGAACGTGTTTAGATCGGATTTGTTTCTTTGGACTGTAGTTGCTTTTGCTTACATATTCATATTGGTTGTTACAGCAACAGTGTCTACACAGAACAAAGGTTGGCGTTGCTTTACATTATCCCATTCATGCTGCTAAACAGATCTGGAACCGACTGCAATGGCAGGAGTTAGGGAGGTGATGTGTGCTATGTTTGTTATTGGTGTCTGCCAGGATTAGAGCTAAGTGAGAGCTGGTGAGAATGTGAGGTGGGAGTCTACATGAAATACAGTTCAGATGATCAATCAGTACCAAGTGTGACTTGGAAAACAGTTGGATTTCCGGTTTGCTCTTTAGATTGTAGAATATTTCTCCTGCTCAAAAGGATCTGCCAAATGCAAGACGAAAAATGATTTATCCACCTTGTAATGTGAACACAGCCAAAAACAGAGTGTTAAATAATATCTAAAAGCACATGTACCATTTTAATCAAGCTCTAGCCTTCCTTATAGTCTGAAatgtttgcattatttatttatttatattttactgttttctgCTTGCATACTTGCCAACCATCCTGATTATCTGGGGCTCTGGTTGATCTCACTTATTCTTTGCCAGATTTTACATTAGTTCCCATCAGCTGCATCTCTCTGTTCAGCTAACAAAGATAAACAATAAAGCTAACatcaaaatgtattctaaatgtaaatctagTCTGGTCTATGTCCTTGAGAGCCTTTGCTGGTGACTCTGCTAACATACACTTATATAAAAAAGTACACTTTTTCCCCCCCATTTACAACAATTCAGAGATCGATGTGGTTGTAAGTGGGCTTTAGAAAATCTTCTTGCTTCATGTTTAggaaatatgatgtcatttcTCTTCCTGTTGGTTCGTTCGGGGAGTTGGACCGGGGAGACGGTATAAACTTGGACCCAACTTAAACAGAGTTTGAACTGCCATGATCGTCTGACTATTGTCCTGCTTGAATATATATCCCACATTAACAGGgaggaaaaaacattttaaataaaatccttaTGCAGctttcattttgttcattaCACTGAATTTATAAAGGAAATTAGCTTATATTCTGAAACTACAAGAATAAAGTGAGGCATAAGGTGAGGTTTAATATAAATGCCCATTTCACATTATAACGTGACGCCAGCAATtctgaaactgaaatgaaaagaaataaaaaccatACCCTAAGGCAATTTCGCGATTCCCTAAGGCTTTATCACATTATATTCCATCACTTCACCCTGCTCTCAGTTCTCACGTCTGGCTCGCTGTAATCATACTTTCCCAGTTTCTTGGGTTCACTGCTCGGGATGCTCCAGTCATCCGCCTCAATGGTCGTCTGGTAATGTCTTAAGGCCGACTTGTTGAAAACCGGCAGTCGCTCCACAGACTCAGTAGATAATGCCTGGAAATCATGTAGAGTAGGGCAGGGAGAAAGAAGggcaaaaagcaaaacaatcaAGTTTATCATCATGACCGTAACCATCACGCAGGTACTGCACCCTCCATAAAACTCGCACAGCTGCAAGCTATTTTTATCTGAATATTGGTGACCCCGTTCTCATCAGCAGATCGTTACATTTCCTCCTTGTTAACTGCAGCAATTTACAAGCAAAATGCATTTTTTCAGTGTAAAAACACAAAGCTGCAATTTCCAGGCAATATCTTTGACCTTTACTCTCcacctattaaaaaaaactgtttatttGTTCTATTCATCCATGTTCTCTTTCTTTCAACAACCTTGTATACACATGTTGGAAACCCAACTGCTATTCCCAGAAAGATCAGAAACAAAAAGTCTACTCGAGGTCAGGGCTCAACATGTACAACCCTCCCAAAAAAACAGAGATATTTGTGTAAATGTACAAAGATTGTATTAGTGCAGTAGCACTTTAAGTCTCATGGTAAAACGTTAGAACGTACGTAAGTACAATGTACCTTCAGGTAAATCACGGCTGACGTGCCGTATCCCTCCATGGAGTAGAGCTGGAGGTCTCCCTGGAAGTACCTGGCATAGAGGCGTGAGATGGGAAGGCCGTACCCGAAGCCAGCCTGCACACACCCAGACATTAAGACCGGTGtaaatgactgactgagctGACTGTTACTTTGCTAAATTACAACCTAGCCATTGTATATTAACACAGTTTACACTTTGAACAAGTTTAGCAAAACAGTGTATCTGGTGGATTTATACTTTTAACTATTGCTGTTAAACCTAGTCAGGAGAATGAAAATTGATCAATTTGGTGCACTTTTTGTtctgcaaacttttgcactcgacTGTACAAACATTCATATGCAACAAAATAAAGCAGTTGCGTCTCACCAGCGGTGCGTTGCGAGCGTTGTGAGTCACAGGGCTCGGTGCTGTAGAATACATATAACTAAAAAGACGTTCAATCTTCCTCAAGGGTACACCTCCTCCTCTGTCTGACATCTAGAATTATAACAATCAGGTTTGTTTCACAGCATGTCTTTAAATTATACACTTACTTACAGCAATGTTCAATTTCCGGGAGCTCAATCACAGTCAGCAGAACAGTGATGGGGATACTTACCTTTATGGTTAGGTCTTCATGTCCTAGAGAAACTCGAACTTTAATTGGTGGAAGATGCATGCTGTGCTCGTGGGTTTCTACAGTTGCTCTCATTGCATTCTGTTGAAGTAGATTCGAAAGGATTTAATGGTAAAAGTAAACATTAGCGGTGGGCACAAGTCCGATAACATGAGTAGTAGTAGGTTTAGCAGCAAGATCAGTGAGATAAAATGCTAATAAGCACAGTGAGCACACTGGTTCAACTAATACTTCAAGGTTCAAACTAATTTGATTACATGCAAAAAATGCTAAAACATTTGACTCTGATTTTTCTCACAGGGAGCAAATtctgaaatattattaaaataaagaattacCGTACCTTGAAGAGCTCAAAGAGCATGTGATAAAGATGTGATGGGACATAGACGATATTAATAGGCTCATTGGAGTCTTTTGCTGTAACGAAATAGAAGCAGGAAGAAAATATAGTTATAAACCTACACACATTATGACTGCTTTGTGCACACTTGCATCTGTACTGCATTTTATTCTAAGCTGTACACAAAGTGAAAGGTGTGTGCACTTCATCATATCATACGTATAGTGTCTAATTTGTAACTTATTATCAGTAATGCTGACTGCTGGACATTCTGCACTTTGGGCCTCAGccttcactaaaacactcatACTGTTTATTCTGCATAACCTGAGCATGAGGGCTGAACCCTACTGAAGGTAGATTGACTTATTTCTCAATACACACAGAGCAAAGGTTATTATTGCTCTTCTTATCAGGCTGCATGGCAGTCAGTAAAAGATTATGGCTTGTATTAGAAGAAATGAAATAGATCTCAATGCGGAAAACATTGTGAACAGGAAGATCAATCCCATTTGACAAAGCTGGCATAATGCTGCAAAATACTGTACTGTCTGTGCAATTCTGAACAaggtaatattattatttagtgcATGCAACATGCGAGTACTCATCATGCACAGGACACGGAAAGAAAGACGGAGTGGAACGTTTGTATAGACAGAAAAGTCTCACTCACAATTCACTTGTTTGATCTCCACATCTGGAGACATCAGGTAATACTGATCACAAAGCATCCTGGAGCTCTCATACGCATCTGCAGTGACACAGGAATGAAACagaaatcacatttcatatttaAAGTGCAAATCCTAATAACAAAATGAAGATAAAGatgaaatttaattcatttaatttctttattatcATGAGTAAAAAATAGACAAATAGTGGATTGAAAGACATTACCAGTGTGAAACACACAAGCAATTTAAGCTAATgcaaactgtttattttttattttttcacatatcaTTTTTAAGAGTGTTATTGATATTGGTTGGACGATATATATTGataacataaaaataacaatataaattttttttttttgcattaaatgtatttttttttttgaagatttttaaagcatttttctgATGGATGTGCAAGATCTTAAGAAAACTAAATAACTAACTTGTTAACAGACATCTCTCTATGAACCGCTCTCTTGTACATGTGACACTAATGTTTAATGATTCTACTGCAGAAAATCTCGCTCGGTACCTTTTACCACCTCCACCACATCACAATTGGGGTCGATGCTTCCTATATGTTTAGGGTGAGCTGGGTTTGTGCTCCCGCTGAAGATCAGTGCTGTAAGTGAACAcagataataatgcaggttgTTGACAAGGCCCTTTAACATTTACAGATTCTATGTAAACCAGTACAGAGCAAAGGGCTGTAAACAagttgtttatgtgtgtttccTAAAAATCCACATAATAAAATCTACATGCAAGACATGGCCATTAAAAGCTCAATGCTGTTTAGCTGCAAATATAAAGTCTTTAAAGGGTTAGAGTGACGATGCTGGAAATGAAGTGCACAGTGTGGAGCTCATCTGAAATACTCACTATGCTGGTTCATAAGCATCCTTGTCGAGATACGACTTGTGTAGAAACGGTCTAGGAAATACTGGacgttctgattggtcactggATCCACACCAAAAGCCTCCTTGTACTCCAGCACTCCCTGCGCCATCGTGGGCACCACATTATTGTGTCTGTTCCTCACGTTAATCAGTGTCTCCGTGAACCTGAGCGAGCATTAAATCTATTAAAGCACTAGTAGAGCAGaatcagtgtcacagtgtgttacagtgtgttacacttgCATGCTCCTCAGTGGTGTGGTTGGTTTGTACAGGTGAGAACACGCTAATCACACTCGAGTGTGGATCAAAATAACCAGAGATTGTTTGAAAGAGGTGGTTTCAATCTGGTTCCAAGTGAACTTGTGTTTCAATTGCAGCGAGGAAGTGATTCTACTCTGAATCGGCCATGCTGCAGGATGTAAACCTATAtgttgtagattttttttagatgtaaACAGGCTTAACTGAGCCAAAGCACAGAGCTGTAGAACTATGGAAATTTGGACTAAAGAACAAAAAGATCAAATAAATGCTGGACACGAGACATTGTATAGTTATTTAGAGCTAATCATTCATTTAGAGGAAAGTCTGGGTTCTCCTAGTGATATCTCCATGCACTTGGCCATAGTGTGTCTAACCTTTTTTCTATCACTGCATTTTTCACCACTAAAAAAAGAATACATTTTCAGCCCTACATGCCCACTACATGTTTTTGTTGCCTctgatttcatttaattatatgCAGTGATTAAAGACcaacaaaaagcaaacaaaccaaaTGTACTGACTTTACTCCCATTGGGACTCAACAAGCAAATGGACTAATACTGTAGTTGTTAAAGCACCCACAAGAGTCTATTAATAccattacaaaaacacacaaactcactttCTCAAAACACTTTTATCCTCAGGATCTTTTTCCAGGAAGTCCACAAGCTCCATCAGACTCTGTGTATACCTGGTATAAAAAGAATATTTGATTAGAGAGAGTACAATGGATCCTGAGAACAAACAATACACCTATAGGCAAGAGGAAACCCACACGAATGTGAGAGGGACATTCAGAGGAACAAACTTCATACAAACAataaccctggag is from Hemibagrus wyckioides isolate EC202008001 linkage group LG24, SWU_Hwy_1.0, whole genome shotgun sequence and encodes:
- the pdk4 gene encoding pyruvate dehydrogenase kinase, isozyme 4, which produces MKFAHILLKNSSRFNIPKQVDRFSKFSPSPLSMKQFIDFGSANACEKTSFIFLRQELPVRMANIMKEIDMLPDKLIGTPSVQLLHTWYTQSLMELVDFLEKDPEDKSVLRKFTETLINVRNRHNNVVPTMAQGVLEYKEAFGVDPVTNQNVQYFLDRFYTSRISTRMLMNQHTLIFSGSTNPAHPKHIGSIDPNCDVVEVVKDAYESSRMLCDQYYLMSPDVEIKQVNSKDSNEPINIVYVPSHLYHMLFELFKNAMRATVETHEHSMHLPPIKVRVSLGHEDLTIKMSDRGGGVPLRKIERLFSYMYSTAPSPVTHNARNAPLAGFGYGLPISRLYARYFQGDLQLYSMEGYGTSAVIYLKALSTESVERLPVFNKSALRHYQTTIEADDWSIPSSEPKKLGKYDYSEPDVRTESRVK